The Arvicanthis niloticus isolate mArvNil1 chromosome 8, mArvNil1.pat.X, whole genome shotgun sequence genome segment CTCAGACCAGTACTGATACAAATTCAACCCTTTTAAACCAGGGAAATGATTAAATCGATTTTCTGTAAAGCCAAAGAATTTGATGAAGGTATAAACCAGTTTGCCCCCTTTAGAGACACTGCAGTGTAGAAGAGGAGTTGTTTTCGCTTGTAAACTTCCAAGTTCCTCAGGTTTCAGGGTACTTCAGGACCCCAGTAGTCAAGCAGttcatgacagaaaatgaaagtgaAGAAGTAGACACAGAGATCCGTGAAGACCTCGCCCATCTTGCTATAGGTGTCCATGGACCGGTTTATCACCTCAGCGGGAATCCCAGACAGCAACAGCGCAGCCGTAAGCACCGTTGTCTTCACCTTCTTCTCACCCTGTACCAAGAAAAGGAAAGTTAACCATTTGCTCTCAGCAGACTACGCCTGCTCTCTACAAACATGACGTATTCCATCTCTCCTCAGTTTTCAAGACTGCTAGACTGTTCTGAAGTGGCAGAACAGTAACATGACAATAACAATAACatttactggggctggagagatggctcagtggttaagagcactgactgctcttccagagatcctgagttcaattcccaccacatggtggctcacaaccatctgtgatgggatctgatgccctcttctggtgtgtctaaagagagcaacagagtactcacatacataaaataaataaatctttatttaaaaaaaaaatttactgaacACAGTAAACCAGAGTATTATTAGGCAATAGGAGACAGCAGGGTGCCCAGCAGAAGTTTTATAACGATGTCATTTTGGCTAGCCATGATGGagcaagtctttaatcccagcacttaggaagtagaaacagtcagatctctgtaagttcaaggccagtctggtatcatatgagttctaggacagccagggccctGTAGAGAGtccctaattaattaattaattaattaaccagGTCATTTTGGAAACAAGACATAAGTAACAACTTTATAGATACATAATGACACAAGATAAAAGAACGAGAAAAATAAAACGATATGAGGATATGAACGAAATGACAGTGTGTGGCATGGGATGGGGATCCACACAGCATGGAGACTGCTTTGGTGTCTCGTGTAAATGAAGGACAAGGAAGGGATCTGGCAGTTCTGATGCCCAGTATACTACCACATACAGAAACATATAAGGAAGGTTTTCagagtagagagaaaagaagcctgCACGGGTGAGCAGATCctgtcagaggcagagagagctctaCCATAAGCTGAGTCTTGTGACAACAAAAAGCCAGAAGCAGAAGAATTGAGGTGTACTGAAGAGGGGGTCATTGCAAAcaaaaccacagggacatcctatagGACCCCTGACTGCTATACAAAGCACACCCTGGCGATTTGTGTAATGGAGCGTCACTGAACAGCTCAGAACAGTTCTAGGGGGAGAGAGAACATTGCTTTCATAACTTTCTAGTctgattttaaaatagtttttttgaggcagagtctcaagATCCCAGTCTGGCTTCAAATTTGCTACACATCTAagacttcctcctcctttccGAATGGCTGGATCAGAGGCACGTCTACCTCCCTTCCCAATGGCTGGATCAGAGGCACATCTACCTCCCTTCCCAATGGCTGGATCAGAGGCACATCTACCTCCTTTCCCGATGGCTGGATCAGAGGCACGTCTATCTCCTTTCCCGATGGCTGGATCAGAGGCACGTCTACCTCCTTTCCCGATGGTTGGATCATTGGCACGAATCGCTATGCTTGGATCCACGTGATGCTGAGGCTCAGATTCAGAGCTTCAATCATGCTAGAGTGATATCACCTGACACtaggctctttttcttttaaggttttgagacagggtttctctgtgtagccctggctgtcctggaactcactctgtagatcaggctggccttgaactcagagatctgcctgcctctgccttggagtactgagattaaacgactgtgccaccactacccagccacTAGTCTCATTtttgtaaaattatctttaacttatgtgtatgggtgttagCCTACCTGTATGTTCActcaccacatgcatgcctggtgcccgcagacaccagaagagaccatcaagataccctggaactggtgtGACAAAACTGTTATGCTTAATCATtgagtcgtctctccagccccagactcaGTTTTTAAAAGGAATTCAGAGGTGATCTCTAAAATGCTAAATGCAAACGGCTAGCATGGGTCCAAAATGGGCCCATTAAATAatcaaatttgttttaaaattaatttctaatcACAGACTGAATTGTTGAAGTTTTTAATGATTGGAAGATCAGCCCTGGAAGGTACAGCACTTTGAATGTTTGTATTACATTCACTGATTGACTGGTTGATTGATCACTGGTTAATTGATAGTATGAGTGTGAAGATCAGAGGGCATCTTGCGTAGGTCATTCGCTGCTCCCCAATGTGAGTGCTAGCAAtcaaacttgagccaggcttggTGGGAATCTtccttaactgtggagccatcttgctggttctAATCCTGAAGCACTAACTCAGATCAAGTATAACTAATGTTTCCCTTAATGTTTTATTTgactgtttttagttttttttctttgattaaaaattatttattttttaattatgtgtatctgtgtaggcATGCAAGCATGAGTGCAGGCACCCACAGTGGCCAGAGGAGTTAGATCCCACTGTAGctgtagctgggattacaggcaattgtgagccacttGCTGTGGGGGCTacaaatcaaacttgggtcctctgcagcaAACttgtgtccttaaccactgaggcacctTCCCAGCCTTTAAGTTCTTAAAATGAGTTAGTCATGAGCCATCAAGGTGGcccagcaggtaaaagtgcttgcttgcAAGCTTGACAAGCCTCGTTTGATTCCCTAGAAGCCAAGGTGTGAGAAAACCACCTcaggaaagttgtcctctgacttccacaaaagCATGTCCATACTCACATATCCTATACATTCTCACAtatcctacacatacacacaaatgcatgcacacacgagAAAATTAAATTGTTGACAATTACAGAGTCACGAGTCAACCTAAATACATCATAATTAAGAAAAAGACTTAAATTTACCTTAGGAAAATATTTGTATAGTCCCATGTATGCAAGTTGCAAAGTAAGAAATGGAGCGAATATAGACTgtgaagataaaaaacaaaaataagaatttcCAACAGAATTACTCATATCATGATAAATCAACTTAGCAGAGCACTAAAAGCAAAACTGTACAGGAAAATGTCTAATGCAGCAGGCGAAAGTATTCTTATTTCTGTAGAAGAGTAAAGATAATAACAACATCTGACTCTCTAACCATAACACATGCTCAAGTCATGTAATTTTTCAGTGTGCTCCCTCCCCAAATGTGTTCTCTCATACAACACTTTGTTCTCTCtttatgagacaggatcttgttatgTAGAGCTGTAGTTCTCAACATGTGTGCTGCAGGCTCTCTGGAATTCAAATGATCCTtttacaggggttgcctaagatcTGCAggaaacatacatatttacattatgattcataacagcagcaaaattgcagttatgaagtagcaacagaaacaattttatggttgggggtcaccacaacatgaggaactatattaaagggttgcagcatcaggaaggttgagaaccatggatgtagaggctggccttgaactcatgatcctacTACTTCAGCCTTCAGAGTCCTAGAATTACAGGCTACCCTACCATACACAGCCCAAAACTTACCTTCTAGAGTATTAAGTGGTGCAGTAACATCTCTCTCCCCTAGAGGAGACTGGCAAACGACTAAAAGCATGTATAAAACCCAGCACTCCAAGGGAAGCCACAGATCCCTCCGAGTTGGGAGCAGACTTGACAAATACAACTTGGCTTTCAACAGACAGGCTATTCTTAAAACAGAGTagggagagggctggagagataactcagcagttaagagcactggctactctttcaaaggacccaggttcaaatcccagcacccacatggcagttcacaactgtctgtgattctggttccagaggatctgacaccctcacacagacatacaagtagaacaccaatgtaaataaaatttaaaaaacaaaacaaaacaacagtttaGCAGCTTGACATtgtcaacaaaaggaaaaagatcaATATGGCATTTAGTCTACATAATTATTTCTAAGATGTAAAAGGTTATCAAGGGGGCAAAGGAACAAACATTGTTGTGTGGCAGAGGCAAGAAATGAACAACTGAATGTCTGATGTGAATAGAACCAGGAACAACAAAAATCCTTACAGAGAAATGAGGCACAGAGGCTGGGTAGATGGTACACTGGGAAAGAAcacttcttgctcttgcagaagacccgggttcaattcccaaggcccacatggtggctcacaaccacctgtaactctggttccacagagctctgtcaccctcttctgactgGGCAGGTACTCAGCACACACAaagtatacatacattcatgtaggaaacacacacacacacactaaacaaatctAACAGGCATAGCTTCTGAATCATAACAGCACAGAGCCCTGAGATCAGAGCAGCTCTTAGCTCGTCATCTGGTCTCTGCTACGAATTTATCATCAGAAGAGACAATTAAATCTATTAAACAGAttctatttaagaaaatatttgcataaaagcaagggtttttttttgttgttgttttgtttttttgagacagggtttctttacatagcactggcagtcctggaactcactctatataccaggctggccttgaactcagagctctgcctgcctctgcctcccaagagctgtgattaaaggtgtgcgccaccatgacTGGCTGCATAAAAGCAGATTTTAAAACCTGTTTTGCCTAAATGATGCATGAAAATTTTATGTACGTACGTAATACATAGTAAGCATTCTTAAAAGGACTACAGAATGGACCTACTTCAAATCAAGCCATTGGAAGTCTGGAGCAGTGGCTGGGAGGGTCACAGTGCCTGAGTTCAGGTCCTAGCACccgcatggtagctcacagctgcctgcaaATCCAGTTCcggaggatctgacacccttttctgtcCTCAGTAGGCTCCAGGCATGCAcacggtacacatacatacatgcaggcaaaaccccaaaataaactaataataaatcttttgaaaaaagcTCTAAGACACTGAACTATAGACTGCCTTTCTGCACTCCTCTATGTCCCAAAATGCACTGTTGTTATGATGCTACTACATTATATAATGCAGAAACACTTTCTGAACTGAAGATAACTGCCCATAGACACGACCACAAGAAGTACATTTCAATGTCTCAAACTACTTGGAAAATTACTAGCTAATATAGAGTACATATAGGCATCTGGACTTTCTGTTCTGGGATGAAAATGCCACCAGTCAacggctgtgtgaccttgggtaagAGAATTAATCTGAGTCTTCGTGGGTTCAAGCAACATATAGTTcataaaaatggaatttaaatGAATATAAGGCAAGCATATAAAGTGGTACCTGGCATGTAGACAGATGTTACTTATTACTATAAATAGACTCTCATTCTGTAACTGGGATAAGTAACAGAATGTATAACACACTTTTAAACACCCCAATAGATCTGATAATGCTAACAAGAAAGCCTTATCATGACAACTCCACTTGCGTTTCCCTAGTTAATAATGTGTAGCTCTTGTCTTACCAAATATCTGCAAACAAAAGCTCTGACGCCAAGAGCAAGCAGAGCGCACCCCACCAATCGAAATATTCGAAAAGAGTCAAACTCTTCCGCTGAACTTCCATCTTCCTGGCTGGGCTTCTCACTGATCAGCTGTTTGCGCAACTTCATTGCTTCTTCAAATCTGGAAAGGTACTGTTCTAGGCCGTGGTGAGACCTCTGGGTCGAGTCTGCTGTCAGGTCACCTCTGGTCCGATGCCGGAGCTCAATTCCATCCTTACTACTGCACTCTGGTGGTTTGATGAATGAGTCCAGTTTGTCTCCCAGCTGGGCTCCCCTGACGTCTGTCACACCACCGGGCTGGTCACTTACTCCTCCATCAACTGAATCACCAAGCACTACCCTCTTTGAAACTGAAGGAATGCCGAGGGAGTTCAGTTTGTCACTGTCCTGTggctttgattttgtttggttttcttcttctgaaggggaaaaaaaaaataaagccttgtGTATTACATACTGACAAGCATCTTAAACACTTCCACTGCTGCTAGAACTTGGTCTCTGAATCAGAGCATACTGATGCAGAAAACAAAACTAGCGCCTTCGTCTTCACCTTCAAAATACGCCGCCGAAAAAAAAGGCACTCTGGCAGAGGGAAGTTCAGACTCCGAGGACAGAGACTACCATTGctaagaaaacaagcaaagcCAGCACGGCATGTCCCACGGGATAAAGAGCAGCTCTttcacagacaaaacacccagagatatgcctcagtttcttctactGATACTGACACTGGAAAAACACACAATCATTAAAgcttcttagggtttctattttacAGTTACATTTCTGAGTGGGGAGTACTGTGAGTACAGGGTGTGGCCTAGACCCACTGTTGCTATCCCCAGGCAGCCATGAGCAGGCACTTTTAGGATGCTgttctactttttaaagaaagaactctaaaaatgataaaatttttcAAGCAGAAGAATAGAATAAGAAAGGACCTTAAGAAAGACAAACACCAAAACTTTAAGAATAACTTCGGATTGACCACTACAAAAAATATTCCCCGTACTGTTTCAGATGATTTGAAAGTGGTACCCATACCTGTCATTTATATTGTCTAGAAGTTCTGAACTACATCTCTAACGCCTTAAAGAAATTCTTGAGTTCTACCAAGCTTGCAAACAGTGACTAAAAAGCCAATTACTAAAGGGAACACCCAAACTGAAACTTAGAAAAGTCAAGCATAGTAGAATTCAAGTGTGTTCGTAAGAAAACAGTGTACTGGACACAAGACTGCAATGAAAGATGAGTTTTCTTAGGGTATATGCAGTTATTGAAATGTGATGTATCTCTGCTAATGAAAAGCAGTCTCGGTGGGGACATCACATCTTTCGGAAAGGCCTATAAAGAATGCTCCCACATATGTATCCATCTCTTCTAGAAGATCTGTAAGTGATGACGATGAAAGCACTGAGCACAGCCGTCAAGTTAGGACCATAGAGTCTCTGATCCACAGTGAACGGACCAGCCAACAGTTGACTGATGTGGACGAGAGTTAcaaagcaaaaggcaaaagctAGGTCCGGGGagtaacaggaaagaaaagcatttgGAGAGTATATGAAAATCTCCCTGGGGGCACAACAGAATGAGAAGTCTGGGGATAAAATGTGCAACCTTCAAGAAAGGCGAGTAATCGGAATATAGGGGCTGTCTCAGATAACCATACACAGAGAATCAGGAACGAAGGCTTTGTGGCCAGGGTGGAGACAATCTCAGGGCGAGGATCCAAAAAAATAGGAAGCAACAAGGGACATCCTGGGGTTAGGCGACAACATAATATGGGTCGTCACCTAGGGGGCGGGGACAGAGTTCGGTCAGAGTGCATTTTGGGGTCAAAAGGTTTGCGAGCTGGAAGGACAGAAGGATCTTGAAGATTCAAGGGGGTGGACGGGAGATGGGAAACCGAAGCTCTCACCCGCGCCGCTCCCAGGCCTGTGAAAGCCCATGATCCGGTTGATGCGTTGCTCGGAGTTCATGAGCAGCTTTCTCCTCCGCAGCTCCGCTCGACGCTGAGAAGCCGACAGGCCGGAGGGCGCCGCGGGCCTGTCCCCGCCGTCGGCGGCCAAAGGCACCGTATCCATGCTTTCTCTACGGTCTGGATCAGGGTGACAGTAAAGGCGAGAATGACTTAAGGCAGGGCCGCAGAGTTCGGTTCCACTCCCATTGCAGTCCCGCCCTCTAGGGGGCGGGGACTGAGGAGTGAGCATGCGCCGATGGCCTGCACGAGGCTCTGCCGCCTTGTTCAGTGAGGGCAAGCAGGTTCAAGGGTTCTCCTTTCCTAAAGTTTGCTCGCAGTGCTCAGGTTTCTCACCACCACCTTACCTCATAGCTGCTCTCAAAGATGAAGAGACCGACGCCCTCCTGATGAGTGAAATGCCAGTGAGGAATAGGTCCATTTTATTCTCTGCCAGGAAGCAAAATGGAGGTTGCAGCGGCACGAGCTTCTTACCAGTCAACGCGTCTTTGCTCCTTGGATACGTAATTGCGGATGCGACGCTTTCCGGGAGCATGGCCCTGGGATTTGGTGGCGGTGGTGATTCTAGTTCTTTACAGCACTTCTGCCAGGTTTCCCCAGTCTCTTCCGTGCCCCCGTCGTCTACATTGCCAACACTCCCTacttctcttctccttactcttctcTTGCAACCCTGTTGCATGCTTAAATCTCTTTGTAGAGGACtttgtattattatatattagaaaGGAACCTGCAGTATGCACCAGCAGTTCTGGGTTGCTCTGCATACGTATATTGTTACTAGCTCGTTTGTTCTGGGTTCTCTCTCCAGCTCAGGTGGTGGTGTGCTCAAGGAGTGCAGAGTTAAAACCGTTCAATACTAGCCAGATTGCGTATTCCGGGAAGTGCAAGTTGGTTTAAATGAACTGTTTCATTCCCTGAGAAACTGCCCGTTTAACATGGAGTGTTAAATCGGGTTTTCAAGGAGTATAACCTTGTTTTCGGATCTCTGGTCCTTTGAATAAACCGCAGATCGCCACCAagtgccttctgttttctcctatgtGAAGAGAGCCAACACCCTGCCTGGTGAAATGCCAGTAAGGAACAGGCTCATTTTATACTCACGCTGGAAGCAAAATGGAGGTTGCAGTGGCAGGCACTTGTCTTTCTTTTTGGCAGgcacttgtctttctttctttctttctttctttctttcttttttttttagcagattCTACAGtatgactctgtctcaataagATAGGATAAAAATAGAAGTTAAACACACACCCCAAAGATCAAAACAGACCATAATGTTTGCCTAAATTTAATTAGACCTTTAATTAGGTGGTATGTCTTTGTCATATCAACATACAAGGAGTTATCAGATGTCAGTGTGCAGGGAACCTAACTGGCTTCTACTCCCCAAGATGGaacaatttaaacagaaaaatgaataattgCAATAcacagggatgggggtgggtttGTCCTGTCTGGGAGTATAAGCCTAGCCAAAAGCAggtggctgggctggagagatgtgtcAAAAGCCTTTTAAACCCAGTGTTAGTATTCTggctaaactccacctccacagttacctggcaacagccaggtatgctccgccccacagttacctagcaacagccaggtagacctggtcctctataaaaggggctgcttgccccttcttcactctcttaatctcttaccctcttgcctctctgttccttcccctcttctcttcctcgctctccacgtggtcatggctggcctctactcttcttcctctcttattcttccatcttcttcccccaacctttgccctatctcctgaataaacacccccgcttcccccccccccccaaccctgtggtctggagtggtctgtttgctgtGGTCAGACTTCTAATAACAACTAACACCCAGcaacaaagagacagaggcaggcatatctgtatgaattccaggccagccagggatgtttgttgagacattgtctcaaaagtCAGCAACAATGGGGCTGGAAAAACGGCTCAGCTGTTaaacactgggtgctcttccagagtacctaGATTCTATTCCCATTACCCACACGtgagctaacaactgtctgtaactatttctacaggatccaatgccctctcctgaccaATGCAGGCAATGCATGCATATAGAGAGAAcatagacatgcaggcaaaatacccatatgcataaaataaataataagtaattttttaaaaaatcaataacaaaaaaaacacacaaaaaattggTAACTGACATATCTGAAAGTTATGGACTGGAAAGttagcccagcagttaagagcactggctgttcttccagaagaccagggttcaattcccagcacacacatgccagttcacaactgtctgtaactccatttttaGGGGATACAACCCCTTTACATagacatacatccaggcaaaaacacatggaataaaaataaattttaaaaatctgaaaattataaaaatgtgaaGTCATATATTTATGGTTGTGTGTTTCCTTATGGTTTTTAATTATATCATTTGCTTGGAACCAAACTGGTGTAAACATTCACAAATTACAACAGTTAAGCGTATTTCTAGGAGATATCTATAAaatgcgccgggcggtggtggcgcacacctttaatcccagcacttgggaggcagaggcaggcagatttctgagtttgaggccagcctggtctacagagttgtctggtctacagagttgtcactacccacgtccgaccctcggaataaggcaacggcaaccatgttcttcttcaagcggtttattcagctatccctgtacagcaagcttcttctctttctcttctccttctccagctcccGCAGGCCCTTATAAGCACTGCCttcatcctatcagcagctgccacgaagtcactggtgattggccattctcaatgatgcgaggtggggtgattgggtaaccacacctctcagcgcatacaactccatatatggagttgtcttttctctcaagcaatgcctatgccaagcaccaccttgtaatggcaagagcggagccgcttcccacacagagtaagttccaggacagcgagggctatacagagaaaccctgtctcgaaaaaaaaaaaaaaaaatgcaagcacaCAGCATATGTTAGTCTTACCTGAGCAGAGTGTTCTGATTCTCTACAGCCCTGATGAACATGGCCAACTGTACATGAGCACAGCAGACCTCCAACTTGGATTGTTTGACTATTGCTGAGCTTCTCAGTGCAGACCTGGTACCTCTTTTGTGAAGCAGCAGCTGAGGAGACACCCTAAAGCTCAACATAGCCCATGAAAAACCCAAGGAAGGTGTCAAGGCTGAGAACTGGGATCATGTTAATTTGAAAGTGGTGACATAGCATGGTTCTGCCATGTATTTTAAGAGTAGAGACAGTAAACTAATGAAAGCCATTATGTACGACAGTGTTTGTCAGCGAGGCAGATCAGATTCCCATCAATGGGCAACCAAACAATGAAACACACTCACCCACCCAGTAGGAAATGGAGGCTCAACATGCAATTGATACGTTCCATCGGTAGACAGGCGGCAGCTACTAAAATGGAACTTGCTGCCTTACTCCAGAAATTTGTTCTACACCAACAGATTAGCAGCTTGCCTGGTAAAATGGTGcattgcctttaatctcagcactgaggagaatctctgtgggtttgaTGCTAGCTTGGTATATactgtgaccctgtctcaaaaaaagaaagaaagaaagaaagaaagaaagaaagaaagaaagaaagaaagaaagagaaggaaaaaagagcaaaagaaaagaagcaaaacgCTGCTGTCTGCCCCACTCTATCCTGACTACCTGCAGTTTTCTCTCCTCTTATGTCATTCCTTCTCCTATCAGAACAGAGAGTAACTGGTGCATGGGTACTTTCACAGAGGCTTTGCAAACAACTAAATGGCCAATGTGACTGTCATAGtcaattttctattgctgtgaagagacactatgactaaggcaactcttataaaagaaagcatttacttagGGCTTGCTTGGAGTTTTTGGAGGGTTGTTAGTCCGTGATCATCATGTTGGAGAATATGGCATAACATCTAGTGCTGAAATGGTAGCTGAGACCTTATATCCTGATCTGCAAGCCATGAGAGGAGGAGAGATTCGGGGAGCAattgaaacctcaaaccccatCTCTGAGTGACACACTCCCAACAAGGCTACACTCCTTATCTTTCTCAAAGAATACCATTCCTTCAAACAGGAGCCTATGAGGACCATTCTTAGTCCAAACACCGAAGTTGTTTAGATTCATATCAAATGGCTATGGTGTGGGGAAAGTTGGTTGAAAATGTCCTcctatgaattccaggccagccagggctacacagagaaaccctgtctccaaaaataaataaataaataaaatcccctTCTCCTCTACTGGCATGTccaggtttattttgtttgtttgtttgtttgtttgtttgtttaatagtATTGGGTGTTTTACCTACATTTATGTAGGTATGTTCATCGTATGCATGCAGTTtctgcagaggccaggaaaggacatcaaatcttctggaactggagttgtaaatTTATAAatggggggctggaaagatgtctcactGGTTAAAGATCACCAGCCGCGCATCCAGAgatcctaaattcaattcccagcaactgcatagtggctcacaaccatctatcaagggatctggtgccctcttctggcatgcatgcatatgtgtgagtcAGGGCATTcacatataaaacacataaaggaaggaaggaaggaaggaaggttggtTTAGagttaacatgggtgctggggactgaactccagTGCAATGAAAGAGCAACAAACGCTCTTTACCACCCAGCCATCTCCTCTTCATCCAGTCCCCTCATTCagtgtcccttcccttcccttcccttcccttcccttcccttcccttcccttcccttcccttcccttcccttcccttcccttcccttctcctctcttgactGTTTCCCTCTACATaaccatggctggcctggaactatgtagaccaagcaagcctagaactcacagagatccacctgcctttacctcccacaTGAggagattaaaaatgtgtgtgcacCACGTCCAGCTAACTCTATATTCCAGCAAATTATTTTGTTCTTAACAAC includes the following:
- the Camlg gene encoding guided entry of tail-anchored proteins factor CAMLG is translated as MDTVPLAADGGDRPAAPSGLSASQRRAELRRRKLLMNSEQRINRIMGFHRPGSGAEEENQTKSKPQDSDKLNSLGIPSVSKRVVLGDSVDGGVSDQPGGVTDVRGAQLGDKLDSFIKPPECSSKDGIELRHRTRGDLTADSTQRSHHGLEQYLSRFEEAMKLRKQLISEKPSQEDGSSAEEFDSFRIFRLVGCALLALGVRAFVCRYLSIFAPFLTLQLAYMGLYKYFPKGEKKVKTTVLTAALLLSGIPAEVINRSMDTYSKMGEVFTDLCVYFFTFIFCHELLDYWGPEVP